From the Cryptomeria japonica chromosome 2, Sugi_1.0, whole genome shotgun sequence genome, one window contains:
- the LOC131042087 gene encoding mannose-6-phosphate isomerase 1 isoform X2: MAGGDLKNKALRLSSTVQNYEWGKHGRAGEVGRLYSLISKSPPEEDKPYAELWMGTHDSGHSLVVSEEEHTGKLPLRNWLQEHPEALGDKVLERWGIDLPFLFKVLSVGKALSIQAHPDKDLAQALHQAQPKVYKDSNHKPEMVLALTEFEALCGFVDQQVRNLTLKEQLVLRLEKQYPNDIGVISAFFFNYVKLVPGEALYLDANEPHAYLYGECVECMATSDNVVRAGLTPKYRDVETLCSMLTYKQGMPEILQGVPLNPFTTRYSPPFYEFEVDRCILPFSTTVTFPAVSGPSIFLVLYGEGVMTQKLVNDESIINVQEGDVFFVPAGIQLDISSIIEENIEANKEHRPLHLYRAGVNSRVFE, encoded by the exons ATGGCAGGAGGGGATTTGAAGAACAAGGCATTAAGGTTGTCTTCTACAGTGCAAAACTATGAATGGGGGAAGCACGGACGCGCAGGGGAGGTTGGGAGGCTTTATTCTCTTATATCCAAATCCCCCCCAGAAGAAGATAAGCCCTATGCAGAGCTGTGGATGGGCACCCATGATTCAGGACACAGCCTTGTAGTTTCCGAAGAAGAACATACTGGAAAATTGCCCTTGAGAAACTGGTTGCAGGAGCACCCTGAAGCACTTGGAGATAAGGTACTGGAACGGTGGGGAATTGATCTGCCCTTTTTGTTCAAG GTTCTTTCAGTGGGGAAGGCTTTGTCCATACAAGCACACCCAGACAAGGATCTGGCTCAAGCTTTGCATCAGGCTCAGCCAAAGGTTTATAAAGACTCTAATCATAAGCCTGAGATGGTTCTGGCTCTCACGGAGTTTGAGGCTTTGTGTGGATTTGTCGATCAACAG GTGAGGAATTTGACACTAAAAGAGCAACTTGTTCTAAGGCTGGAAAAGCAATACCCAAATGATATTGGAGTTATATCTGCATTCTTCTTTAACTATGTCAAGCTTGTTCCTGGGGAAGCTCTTTATTTAGATGCAAACGAGCCTCATGCATACTTGTATGGAGAATGTGTTGAATGCATGGCTACATCTGATAATGTTGTACGGGCTGGCCTGACCCCAAAGTACCGTGATGTTGAAACACTTTGCTCGATGTTAACATACAAACAG GGCATGCCAGAGATTTTGCAAGGGGTGCCTTTGAATCCCTTTACCACACGGTACTCACCACCTTTCTATGAGTTTGAAGTGGATCGTTGTATCCTCCCATTTAGCACAACTGTAACATTTCCAGCAGTCTCAGGACCATCCATTTTTTTAGTTCTATATGGCGAGGGGGTAATGACACAAAAACTTGTAAATGATGAGTCAATAATTAATGTTCAGGAAGGAGATGTTTTCTTTGTTCCGGCAGGTATTCAACTTGATATTTCCTCAATCATCGAAGAAAATATAGAAGCAAATAAAGAACACAGGCCTCTACACTTATACAGGGCTGGAGTCAACAGCAGAGTGTTCGAGTAG
- the LOC131042087 gene encoding mannose-6-phosphate isomerase 1 isoform X1 → MAGGDLKNKALRLSSTVQNYEWGKHGRAGEVGRLYSLISKSPPEEDKPYAELWMGTHDSGHSLVVSEEEHTGKLPLRNWLQEHPEALGDKVLERWGIDLPFLFKVLSVGKALSIQAHPDKDLAQALHQAQPKVYKDSNHKPEMVLALTEFEALCGFVDQQELKNVLQTVPEIENILGESRTIELMDVESRGQSADHVKMSLKSAFTQLMTIDKEAVMEALRKLKMRLNQENQVRNLTLKEQLVLRLEKQYPNDIGVISAFFFNYVKLVPGEALYLDANEPHAYLYGECVECMATSDNVVRAGLTPKYRDVETLCSMLTYKQGMPEILQGVPLNPFTTRYSPPFYEFEVDRCILPFSTTVTFPAVSGPSIFLVLYGEGVMTQKLVNDESIINVQEGDVFFVPAGIQLDISSIIEENIEANKEHRPLHLYRAGVNSRVFE, encoded by the exons ATGGCAGGAGGGGATTTGAAGAACAAGGCATTAAGGTTGTCTTCTACAGTGCAAAACTATGAATGGGGGAAGCACGGACGCGCAGGGGAGGTTGGGAGGCTTTATTCTCTTATATCCAAATCCCCCCCAGAAGAAGATAAGCCCTATGCAGAGCTGTGGATGGGCACCCATGATTCAGGACACAGCCTTGTAGTTTCCGAAGAAGAACATACTGGAAAATTGCCCTTGAGAAACTGGTTGCAGGAGCACCCTGAAGCACTTGGAGATAAGGTACTGGAACGGTGGGGAATTGATCTGCCCTTTTTGTTCAAG GTTCTTTCAGTGGGGAAGGCTTTGTCCATACAAGCACACCCAGACAAGGATCTGGCTCAAGCTTTGCATCAGGCTCAGCCAAAGGTTTATAAAGACTCTAATCATAAGCCTGAGATGGTTCTGGCTCTCACGGAGTTTGAGGCTTTGTGTGGATTTGTCGATCAACAG GAGCTTAAGAATGTCCTACAGACTGTGCCTGAGATTGAGAATATTCTCGGAGAATCAAGAACAATAGAACTCATGGATGTAGAATCGAGGGGCCAAAGTGCTGATCATGTGAAAATGTCATTGAAGTCTGCTTTTACTCAACTCATGACAATTGATAAAGAGGCAGTGATGGAGGCACTGAGGAAGTTAAAAATGCGGCTGAATCAGGAGAATCAG GTGAGGAATTTGACACTAAAAGAGCAACTTGTTCTAAGGCTGGAAAAGCAATACCCAAATGATATTGGAGTTATATCTGCATTCTTCTTTAACTATGTCAAGCTTGTTCCTGGGGAAGCTCTTTATTTAGATGCAAACGAGCCTCATGCATACTTGTATGGAGAATGTGTTGAATGCATGGCTACATCTGATAATGTTGTACGGGCTGGCCTGACCCCAAAGTACCGTGATGTTGAAACACTTTGCTCGATGTTAACATACAAACAG GGCATGCCAGAGATTTTGCAAGGGGTGCCTTTGAATCCCTTTACCACACGGTACTCACCACCTTTCTATGAGTTTGAAGTGGATCGTTGTATCCTCCCATTTAGCACAACTGTAACATTTCCAGCAGTCTCAGGACCATCCATTTTTTTAGTTCTATATGGCGAGGGGGTAATGACACAAAAACTTGTAAATGATGAGTCAATAATTAATGTTCAGGAAGGAGATGTTTTCTTTGTTCCGGCAGGTATTCAACTTGATATTTCCTCAATCATCGAAGAAAATATAGAAGCAAATAAAGAACACAGGCCTCTACACTTATACAGGGCTGGAGTCAACAGCAGAGTGTTCGAGTAG